A genomic region of Nitrosomonas ureae contains the following coding sequences:
- a CDS encoding pilin produces MQHTQKGFTLIELMIVVAIIGILAAVAVPAYQTYTLKARFTEVTNATAPFKTAVELCVQTGACVVAGAIQVPATGARANTDVPNDAGASGAVTSVAVGGNGLITAIPVAANGIAAGDTYTLQPTITGTGGVSWVAGGGCKTSASTGGPIC; encoded by the coding sequence ATGCAACATACACAAAAAGGTTTTACATTGATTGAATTGATGATCGTTGTCGCTATTATCGGTATTCTGGCTGCAGTGGCCGTACCTGCTTATCAAACTTATACTTTAAAAGCGCGGTTTACTGAAGTCACTAATGCAACGGCTCCATTCAAAACTGCAGTTGAATTGTGTGTACAAACTGGTGCTTGTGTTGTTGCCGGCGCCATCCAAGTCCCAGCAACAGGTGCCCGTGCTAACACTGATGTACCAAATGACGCAGGCGCTTCAGGCGCGGTAACTTCTGTAGCAGTAGGAGGTAATGGATTAATTACAGCTATTCCCGTTGCTGCAAATGGAATAGCTGCGGGTGATACTTATACACTCCAACCTACTATAACTGGAACAGGTGGAGTATCATGGGTCGCTGGAGGTGGTTGTAAAACTTCAGCGTCTACTGGTGGCCCTATTTGCTAA
- a CDS encoding GspE/PulE family protein has translation MNATVLTPHQPKDTSHTSEGSDAIANFRKVVGKINAATNLDEIMAEVSKDICALFNAERLTIYSLSVDKSCFVTRVKTGLDSFQDLQMPVTEKSIVGFAGLHKKVVNIEDVYNKSELKKINAALTFSNDVDKRTGYRTKQMLAVPILNPNNQDLLGVVQVINSNNNEPFSAATVKKAIEICQALAIAFNQRQQPVRLLKSKYDYLISDAVISAAELDLATRSARKKGCDLEDVLADEFQIALPLIGKALALFFGVKYESFRADRVKPMDLLKNIKKDYVESNALLPIDETKEGVVVLTLDPEQIKSQRIANTIFPKHRIIYAVTTKREFTATVEQFYGSSQDEAGAGDINEMLFNLGDEHVEESSNDIEESSAASDNELVKLVNKIITDAYKMGVSDIHIEPFSGKEKTKIRFRKDGSLMPYIEIPASYRNPLVTRIKIMCDLDISEKRRPQDGKIKFRKFAPLDIELRVATIPSAGGVEDVVMRILAAGEPIPLDKMGFTERNLEELKKIVSKPYGLFFVCGPTGSGKTTTLHSVLKYLNRDDTKIWTAEDPVEITQKGLRQVQINVKAGLTFPAIMRSFLRADPDIIMVGEMRDKETTSIGIEASLTGHLVLATLHTNSAPESVIRLLDMGMDPFNFSDALLGVLAQRLTKRLCKCKESYVAGEREINALLNEYCEELRNIDHFKADPEAAMQEIRQQWIERYGDESGRIMLHKPVGCDLCNNTGFSGRVGLHELMTATDALKKNIQERARVAEMLVTALGEGMRTLKQDGIEKVLQGVTDIHQVRIVCIK, from the coding sequence ATGAATGCAACTGTATTAACGCCTCATCAGCCGAAAGATACCTCTCATACCTCTGAGGGATCGGATGCGATTGCGAATTTCCGTAAAGTTGTCGGCAAGATAAATGCTGCCACTAATTTAGACGAAATTATGGCGGAAGTCAGTAAAGATATCTGTGCGCTATTTAATGCGGAACGATTAACGATTTATTCATTGAGTGTGGATAAATCATGTTTTGTGACACGGGTTAAAACAGGCCTTGATTCGTTTCAGGATTTGCAAATGCCGGTAACGGAAAAAAGTATTGTCGGTTTTGCCGGATTGCACAAGAAAGTGGTCAATATTGAGGATGTTTACAATAAATCCGAGTTAAAAAAAATTAATGCAGCTCTTACTTTCTCCAACGATGTCGACAAACGTACCGGTTATCGAACCAAACAAATGCTGGCGGTGCCGATCTTAAATCCGAATAACCAAGACCTGTTAGGCGTGGTTCAGGTCATTAACAGCAATAATAATGAGCCTTTCTCAGCTGCGACAGTGAAGAAGGCCATTGAAATCTGCCAAGCGCTGGCGATTGCGTTTAATCAGCGGCAACAACCGGTGCGCCTGCTTAAATCAAAATATGACTATCTGATTTCCGACGCGGTGATTTCCGCCGCGGAACTTGATCTGGCAACACGTTCGGCACGAAAAAAAGGCTGCGATTTAGAAGATGTGCTGGCGGATGAGTTTCAGATTGCCTTGCCGCTCATCGGTAAGGCACTGGCTTTGTTTTTTGGCGTCAAGTACGAATCTTTTCGGGCTGATCGGGTCAAGCCGATGGATTTGCTGAAGAATATCAAAAAAGATTATGTTGAAAGTAATGCCTTGCTACCCATTGATGAAACCAAAGAAGGCGTGGTGGTTTTAACGCTCGATCCGGAGCAGATCAAATCGCAGCGTATTGCAAATACGATTTTTCCCAAGCACAGGATTATTTATGCGGTGACTACCAAGCGTGAATTCACGGCGACGGTAGAGCAGTTTTATGGCAGCAGTCAGGACGAGGCGGGGGCCGGTGATATCAATGAAATGCTTTTCAATCTTGGAGACGAGCATGTTGAGGAGAGCTCCAACGACATAGAGGAATCTTCAGCCGCATCGGATAATGAACTGGTCAAACTGGTGAATAAAATCATTACCGATGCCTACAAGATGGGGGTGTCCGATATTCATATCGAACCTTTTTCGGGCAAGGAAAAAACCAAAATCCGTTTCCGCAAGGATGGTTCATTGATGCCCTATATCGAGATTCCGGCCAGTTATCGTAATCCGCTGGTGACACGGATCAAGATCATGTGCGATCTGGATATTTCGGAGAAGCGCAGGCCTCAGGATGGCAAGATCAAATTCAGAAAATTTGCGCCACTGGATATTGAATTGCGGGTTGCGACCATTCCTTCGGCAGGTGGGGTGGAAGATGTAGTAATGCGTATTCTGGCCGCTGGAGAGCCGATCCCGTTGGATAAAATGGGATTCACCGAGCGTAACCTGGAGGAGCTGAAAAAAATTGTCAGCAAACCTTATGGGTTATTTTTTGTCTGCGGCCCCACAGGTTCGGGTAAAACCACCACGCTGCACTCGGTGCTTAAATATCTCAATCGCGACGATACCAAAATCTGGACCGCGGAGGATCCGGTGGAGATCACGCAGAAAGGCTTGAGGCAGGTACAGATTAACGTCAAAGCCGGGCTGACTTTTCCGGCGATCATGCGCTCGTTCCTGCGCGCGGATCCCGATATCATCATGGTGGGTGAGATGCGCGACAAGGAAACCACCAGCATCGGCATTGAAGCCTCGCTCACGGGGCACTTGGTTTTAGCCACGTTGCATACTAACAGCGCGCCGGAATCGGTGATTCGTTTGTTGGATATGGGGATGGACCCGTTCAATTTTTCCGATGCATTGCTGGGCGTGCTGGCGCAGCGGTTGACCAAGCGCTTGTGCAAATGCAAGGAATCGTATGTGGCCGGCGAACGGGAAATCAATGCGCTGTTAAACGAATACTGCGAAGAACTCAGGAATATCGATCATTTCAAAGCCGATCCCGAAGCCGCCATGCAAGAAATCCGTCAACAATGGATCGAACGGTACGGCGATGAAAGCGGGCGGATCATGCTGCATAAACCGGTCGGTTGCGATCTGTGCAATAACACCGGTTTTTCCGGCCGGGTGGGATTGCATGAACTGATGACCGCCACTGATGCATTGAAGAAGAACATCCAGGAACGCGCGCGCGTGGCTGAAATGCTGGTGACGGCGTTAGGCGAAGGCATGCGCACGCTGAAGCAGGATGGCATCGAAAAGGTTTTGCAAGGCGTGACGGATATTCATCAAGTGCGGATAGTGTGCATCAAGTAA
- a CDS encoding 3',5'-cyclic-nucleotide phosphodiesterase codes for MKLRVLGCSGGVGSGAHTTAMLLDDDVLIDAGTGVGNLTIAEMVKIDHVLVTHAHLDHVAFIPFLVDTVGSMRTQPIIIHAIPATLDILQKHLFNWYLWPDFTKIPVATMPYMRYEALALDQTLCLNQRKITPLPVHHTIPAVGYQLDSGQASLVFTGDTTTNDALWIAVNKIENLKYLIIESAFCNRKRDIAQRSRHYCPSLLAEDLKKLERTAEIFITHLKPGEAEITMQEINQCMESYRPRQLENNQLLEF; via the coding sequence TTGAAACTCAGGGTTCTCGGATGTAGCGGGGGAGTGGGAAGCGGTGCGCATACCACGGCCATGTTATTGGATGATGATGTTCTCATTGATGCCGGAACCGGGGTGGGAAATTTGACCATTGCAGAAATGGTCAAGATTGATCATGTCTTGGTGACGCACGCACACTTGGATCATGTGGCTTTTATTCCTTTTCTGGTGGATACCGTGGGCTCCATGCGTACTCAGCCGATAATCATTCATGCCATACCGGCGACACTGGATATACTGCAAAAACACTTATTTAACTGGTATCTCTGGCCGGATTTTACAAAAATCCCAGTCGCCACCATGCCTTATATGCGCTATGAGGCTCTGGCATTAGATCAAACCCTTTGCCTCAATCAGCGAAAAATCACCCCATTGCCTGTGCATCATACTATCCCGGCTGTGGGCTATCAGCTTGATTCCGGGCAAGCCAGCCTGGTATTCACCGGTGACACTACGACTAATGATGCATTATGGATAGCCGTTAATAAAATTGAAAATCTGAAATATTTAATTATTGAATCGGCTTTCTGCAATCGGAAGCGGGACATCGCTCAAAGATCCCGGCATTATTGTCCCAGCTTGCTGGCAGAAGACCTGAAGAAACTGGAACGAACGGCGGAGATATTTATCACGCATTTAAAACCCGGCGAGGCTGAAATAACGATGCAGGAAATCAATCAGTGTATGGAAAGTTATCGTCCTCGCCAGCTTGAAAATAATCAATTACTTGAATTTTAG
- a CDS encoding universal stress protein: MLKILLPVDGSDNSDKTVSEFIRLLEWYKEKPELHLLNVQYPLDGNVSLFINQSDITQYHQEEGLKSLQSARDLLDQAGIPYQHHITIGNPAEMIVRFAVEKQYDQIVMGPRGKGGIQGMLLGSVTNKVMQLSNLPVLLVR; the protein is encoded by the coding sequence ATGCTAAAAATCCTGTTACCTGTTGATGGTTCTGATAATTCCGACAAGACGGTCAGTGAATTTATTCGATTACTGGAGTGGTATAAGGAAAAACCGGAATTGCATTTATTGAACGTGCAATATCCTCTCGATGGCAATGTCTCGCTCTTTATTAATCAATCGGATATCACACAATATCATCAGGAAGAAGGATTAAAAAGCCTGCAATCCGCGCGGGATTTACTGGATCAAGCGGGAATTCCCTACCAGCACCACATTACTATCGGAAATCCGGCTGAAATGATTGTTCGTTTTGCGGTCGAAAAGCAATACGATCAGATTGTTATGGGGCCGCGTGGTAAAGGTGGCATACAAGGTATGTTGCTGGGGTCGGTGACGAACAAAGTGATGCAACTGTCAAACCTTCCCGTATTGCTGGTTAGATAA
- a CDS encoding TerC family protein: MAFDSPQFWIAVMQIIAIDIVLGGDNAVVIALACRRLPEHQRRLGIMWGVVGAIGLRVVLIFFALSLLAIPYLKIVGAVLLLWIGIKLLQPEPAEVHEVDASTTLVGAIKTIIVADAVMSLDNVIAIAGAAKDSMGLVIFGLVISVPIIVWGSQLVMRVMDRYPVTILIGAGLLGWIAGDMAVTDVATKDWVSTQAKYLHWIAPPVMALLVIILGKVLAARQQAKIGPVIDLVDEEKSN; this comes from the coding sequence ATGGCGTTTGATAGTCCGCAATTCTGGATTGCTGTTATGCAAATCATCGCAATTGATATCGTGCTGGGAGGCGATAATGCGGTTGTCATCGCGCTTGCTTGCAGGCGCTTGCCGGAACATCAACGCAGACTAGGCATTATGTGGGGTGTTGTCGGTGCTATTGGGTTACGTGTGGTATTGATCTTTTTTGCGCTCAGTTTGCTTGCTATTCCCTATTTAAAAATTGTTGGCGCGGTACTGTTGCTATGGATCGGTATCAAGTTGTTGCAACCGGAACCGGCAGAAGTGCATGAAGTTGATGCCAGTACGACTTTAGTGGGCGCAATTAAAACGATTATTGTGGCCGATGCCGTGATGAGTCTCGACAATGTAATCGCTATCGCGGGTGCGGCTAAGGATAGTATGGGCTTGGTAATTTTTGGCTTGGTCATCAGTGTGCCTATTATTGTGTGGGGAAGTCAGCTGGTGATGCGAGTCATGGATCGTTATCCCGTGACGATTCTGATAGGTGCGGGACTGTTGGGGTGGATCGCGGGCGATATGGCGGTCACCGATGTGGCGACCAAAGATTGGGTCAGTACCCAGGCAAAATATTTGCATTGGATCGCGCCGCCGGTAATGGCTTTGCTGGTGATTATCCTGGGTAAAGTGTTGGCTGCCCGACAGCAGGCCAAGATTGGTCCTGTCATTGATTTGGTTGATGAAGAAAAATCCAACTGA
- a CDS encoding patatin-like phospholipase family protein translates to MHEKKHNLGAPKVGLVLTGGGARAAYQVGVLRAIAELLPDKSCNPFPVICGTSAGAINAASIAVAANNFSEGVAQLEDVWSNFHVDQIYRSDLVGVIHNTLRCLLSLISTEYGQHNPISLLDNAPLEALLRSRFSFRTIQHCIRSGSLHALGLTAWGYTSGQSVTFYQAAREVLPWKRAQRLGVPVEIGVEHLMASSSIPFIFPAVKLNREYFGDGSMRQMAPISPALHLGADKVLIIGVRKPVTDEPKRTSATSYPPFAQIAGHALNSIFVDSLDVDLERLLRINETLKLIPSEVFKQNNISLRPVEAMMIAPSEGINEIAQNYAHTLPWIMRSLYRAIGAMGPNGSTLLSYVLFEAPFCRHLIELGYSDTLQQKNELLKFIGVEDQAGKNGG, encoded by the coding sequence GTGCATGAAAAAAAGCATAATCTAGGCGCACCAAAGGTTGGGCTTGTACTGACCGGAGGAGGGGCGCGTGCAGCTTATCAAGTAGGGGTATTGCGCGCTATTGCGGAATTACTGCCGGATAAGTCGTGTAACCCGTTTCCTGTTATTTGTGGAACATCCGCCGGAGCTATCAATGCTGCCAGCATAGCCGTTGCAGCCAACAATTTTTCTGAAGGTGTGGCACAGTTAGAGGATGTTTGGTCAAATTTTCACGTAGATCAGATTTACCGCTCTGATCTGGTCGGTGTGATTCATAATACTTTGCGCTGCTTGCTATCGTTAATTTCGACTGAATACGGTCAGCATAATCCGATTTCTTTATTAGATAATGCACCGCTGGAAGCGTTGTTAAGGAGCCGTTTTTCTTTTCGCACCATCCAGCACTGCATCCGCTCCGGTTCATTACATGCCTTGGGGTTGACCGCATGGGGCTATACCTCGGGACAGTCGGTTACATTCTATCAAGCGGCAAGAGAAGTTCTGCCTTGGAAAAGAGCGCAGCGGCTGGGGGTTCCGGTTGAAATCGGGGTTGAGCATTTAATGGCTTCTTCGTCGATACCTTTTATTTTTCCAGCCGTGAAATTAAATCGGGAATATTTCGGTGACGGTTCGATGCGTCAGATGGCCCCCATAAGCCCGGCGCTTCATCTGGGTGCCGATAAGGTGTTGATTATCGGTGTACGTAAACCCGTGACTGATGAACCCAAACGTACCAGTGCTACGAGTTATCCCCCTTTTGCGCAGATTGCAGGGCATGCGTTGAACAGTATTTTTGTCGACAGTCTGGATGTTGATCTGGAACGCTTGTTGCGCATTAATGAAACGCTGAAGTTGATTCCCTCTGAAGTATTTAAACAAAACAATATTTCACTGCGTCCGGTTGAAGCAATGATGATTGCGCCCAGCGAAGGTATCAACGAGATTGCACAGAACTACGCTCATACCCTGCCGTGGATCATGCGTTCTCTATATCGCGCTATTGGTGCCATGGGGCCCAATGGATCGACCTTGCTGAGCTATGTGTTATTTGAAGCCCCTTTTTGCCGGCATTTGATTGAATTGGGTTACAGCGATACTTTACAGCAGAAAAACGAGCTGCTGAAGTTTATTGGTGTTGAGGATCAGGCAGGGAAAAATGGTGGTTGA
- the pip gene encoding prolyl aminopeptidase, producing the protein MDNHLTAELYPEIEPHGQGRLPLDEIHTMYWEESGNPAGIPVIFLHGGPGAGSTPAHRRFFDPAYYRIVIYDQRGAGRSTPLGEIRENTTPHLINDLELLRQHLEIDRWLVFGGSWGSTLAIAYGEAHPERCLGFILRGIFLCRKQEIDWFLYGLRNLFPEAWRVLVAPLSTEERNDILAAYYQRLMSPDPAIHLPAARTWSTYEGSCSTLLPNPATISYFASDTVALGLARMEAHYFSHNIFLPENALLKNVHKLHNIPAIIVQGRYDAVCPIVSADDLHRAWPQAEYIIIDDAGHSAWEPGIQSALVTATDQFKITIESTDLP; encoded by the coding sequence ATGGACAATCATTTAACTGCTGAATTATACCCTGAAATCGAGCCTCATGGTCAAGGAAGATTACCCTTGGATGAAATTCACACCATGTATTGGGAAGAGTCCGGAAATCCTGCCGGAATTCCCGTAATATTTCTGCACGGCGGCCCCGGAGCCGGATCAACCCCGGCGCACCGGCGTTTCTTTGATCCGGCGTATTATCGCATTGTCATTTATGATCAAAGGGGGGCTGGACGTTCCACCCCGCTCGGTGAAATTCGCGAAAATACAACCCCTCACCTGATTAACGATCTGGAATTACTCAGACAACATCTGGAAATTGATCGATGGTTGGTATTTGGAGGTTCCTGGGGCAGCACACTGGCGATTGCCTACGGCGAAGCACATCCAGAACGCTGCCTGGGCTTTATTTTGCGGGGAATTTTTCTTTGCCGCAAGCAGGAAATCGACTGGTTTCTTTACGGACTGCGCAATTTATTTCCCGAAGCTTGGCGTGTTTTGGTCGCACCGCTATCGACAGAGGAACGCAACGATATTCTTGCGGCTTACTATCAGCGTCTGATGAGTCCTGATCCAGCCATACATTTGCCTGCCGCGCGCACTTGGAGCACCTACGAAGGTTCGTGCTCCACCCTGTTGCCCAATCCCGCAACGATCAGTTATTTTGCCAGCGATACTGTCGCATTGGGTTTGGCACGCATGGAAGCACACTACTTTAGCCATAACATTTTTTTACCGGAAAACGCTTTGCTGAAAAATGTGCATAAACTGCACAACATTCCCGCCATCATTGTGCAAGGGCGCTATGATGCGGTCTGTCCAATCGTCAGCGCCGATGATCTGCATCGGGCCTGGCCACAAGCTGAATATATCATTATTGATGATGCCGGCCATTCGGCATGGGAGCCCGGCATACAATCAGCTCTGGTCACGGCCACCGATCAATTTAAGATCACAATCGAAAGTACAGATTTACCATAA
- a CDS encoding phosphoadenylyl-sulfate reductase has product MSEVAAVIQKNDNTNSAGLSVQAISELNDRYRSLNFEERLRNLYVDFHPEKVMVTSSFAATSAYFLHIISRIRPEQVIFFVDTGFHFPETLLYRDYLIGLYHLKVKDLRADAYQHWYSKKEKLYEVDPDFCCTINKISPLEEIKPNYHVWVSSLMSWQTDHRASLSIFEERRGIIKFNPMIDVTREERDAYILEHKLPFHPLVAEGYSSIGCTHCTVKGEGRCGRWAGKPKTECGLHL; this is encoded by the coding sequence ATGTCTGAAGTAGCCGCTGTAATTCAAAAAAATGATAATACTAATAGTGCCGGGCTGAGCGTGCAGGCTATTAGCGAATTAAATGATCGTTACCGCTCGCTCAATTTTGAGGAACGCCTGCGCAATCTCTATGTTGATTTTCATCCTGAAAAAGTGATGGTGACCTCCTCTTTTGCAGCAACCTCTGCTTATTTCTTGCACATTATTTCCCGTATCCGTCCCGAACAGGTTATTTTTTTTGTAGATACGGGTTTTCATTTTCCGGAAACCTTGTTATATCGCGATTATTTGATCGGGTTATATCATCTTAAAGTCAAGGATCTGAGAGCGGATGCCTATCAGCACTGGTACAGCAAGAAAGAAAAGTTGTATGAGGTGGATCCTGATTTCTGCTGTACGATAAATAAAATTAGCCCGTTGGAAGAAATCAAGCCCAACTATCATGTTTGGGTGTCAAGTTTGATGAGCTGGCAGACGGATCATCGTGCAAGTTTGAGCATTTTTGAAGAACGGCGGGGAATTATTAAATTTAATCCGATGATTGATGTGACTCGCGAAGAACGCGACGCCTATATCCTTGAGCATAAATTACCTTTCCACCCGCTTGTGGCTGAGGGGTATTCCTCGATAGGTTGCACGCATTGCACTGTGAAAGGTGAAGGCCGTTGCGGTCGTTGGGCCGGAAAACCCAAGACCGAGTGTGGCTTGCATCTTTAA
- a CDS encoding ATP-dependent zinc protease encodes MKSQKTYPFYFNFLLLISAVLFLTATPVTANKSVYGYLEPVTLAPDEVTLTAKLDTGAETASISATDIQLYEKEGEEYVKFKVSHPELEQTLHYNLPIVRYSKIKRRAIDGTQAQKYHSRPVVKIQIHFDGKPYNIMVNLIDRSRFSTPLLLGRKALEKVDAIVDSTVANTLLVKNRS; translated from the coding sequence ATGAAATCACAAAAAACCTATCCGTTTTATTTTAATTTTCTGCTGCTGATAAGTGCAGTTCTTTTTCTGACTGCAACACCTGTTACAGCAAATAAATCCGTTTATGGCTATCTTGAACCGGTAACGCTGGCACCTGACGAGGTTACGCTGACGGCAAAGCTGGATACAGGTGCCGAAACTGCTTCAATATCCGCAACAGATATTCAGTTATATGAGAAAGAAGGTGAAGAGTATGTAAAGTTTAAAGTCTCTCATCCCGAGTTGGAACAGACACTCCACTACAATTTACCGATTGTTCGCTATTCAAAAATAAAAAGACGTGCCATTGATGGTACTCAAGCTCAAAAATATCATTCACGTCCTGTCGTAAAGATACAAATTCATTTTGATGGCAAACCCTATAACATCATGGTCAATCTGATTGATCGTTCCCGTTTCTCAACACCATTGCTGTTGGGCAGAAAGGCATTAGAGAAAGTTGATGCCATTGTTGACAGCACAGTAGCCAATACGCTCTTAGTCAAGAATAGAAGTTAA
- the greB gene encoding transcription elongation factor GreB has translation MSKAFTKENEGDDDLDDTPKLPQSLKNYITPGGYQRLRDEFDQLWKVDRPELVKTITWAASNGDRSENGDYIYGKKRLREIDRRLRFLSRRLDSAEIVDPSQRGECDQVFFGATVTVCNAQNEKQTYSIVGMDEAEPGCGRISWISPLAKALLKTHEGDVVTLHTPGGVEELEVIEVHYKAL, from the coding sequence ATGAGCAAGGCATTTACCAAGGAAAATGAAGGCGACGATGACCTGGACGACACACCGAAATTACCGCAGAGTTTAAAGAATTACATTACGCCAGGCGGGTATCAACGATTGAGGGATGAGTTCGATCAATTGTGGAAAGTGGATCGCCCCGAATTGGTAAAAACTATTACCTGGGCAGCTTCCAATGGGGATCGTTCAGAGAATGGTGATTACATTTATGGTAAAAAGCGCTTGCGTGAAATCGATCGCCGCTTGCGTTTCTTATCCAGGCGCCTGGATAGCGCGGAGATAGTTGATCCCTCGCAGCGTGGCGAATGCGATCAGGTTTTTTTTGGCGCTACTGTAACAGTCTGTAATGCCCAAAACGAGAAACAAACTTACAGTATCGTTGGCATGGACGAAGCAGAACCCGGGTGTGGCCGCATCAGTTGGATTTCACCTCTGGCCAAGGCGTTGCTCAAGACGCATGAAGGTGATGTGGTAACGTTGCATACTCCAGGTGGAGTGGAAGAACTGGAAGTGATTGAGGTTCATTATAAAGCGTTATGA
- the pstB gene encoding phosphate ABC transporter ATP-binding protein PstB, translating into MNTNQAKQADAKVTINDLNFYYGRHHALKSVSMNILEKKITAFIGPSGCGKSTLLRTLNRMYQLYPSQVARGEIRVDGVNILDKKHDINILRAKMGMVFQKPTPFPMSIFDNVIFGVKLYESLNRSELMERVEWALRKAALWEEVKDKLNQSGMSLSGGQQQRLCIARTIAVKPEVVLLDEPTSALDPISTAHIEELIFQLKQDYTIVIVTHNMQQAARVSDFTAYMYLGKLVEFGETDTIFTTPKEKATEDYITGKFG; encoded by the coding sequence ATGAATACCAATCAAGCAAAACAAGCTGATGCCAAAGTGACCATCAACGATTTAAACTTTTACTATGGCAGGCATCATGCACTCAAGTCAGTCAGCATGAATATTCTGGAGAAAAAGATTACCGCGTTTATTGGTCCCTCCGGTTGCGGAAAATCGACATTATTGCGTACGCTCAACCGCATGTATCAACTTTACCCCAGCCAGGTGGCTCGAGGCGAGATTAGGGTGGATGGCGTCAATATTCTGGATAAGAAACATGATATCAATATCCTGCGCGCTAAAATGGGTATGGTATTTCAGAAACCGACACCTTTTCCTATGTCCATTTTTGATAATGTGATATTTGGCGTGAAGTTGTATGAAAGCTTAAATCGTAGCGAATTAATGGAGCGGGTCGAATGGGCATTACGCAAAGCCGCGCTATGGGAAGAGGTTAAGGATAAGCTGAATCAAAGCGGCATGAGTCTCTCCGGCGGGCAGCAACAACGCTTGTGTATAGCCCGCACCATTGCCGTGAAACCTGAAGTAGTGCTGCTCGACGAACCAACTTCAGCGCTGGATCCGATTTCCACCGCACATATTGAAGAGCTTATTTTTCAACTTAAGCAAGATTACACCATTGTTATTGTCACACATAATATGCAGCAGGCAGCACGTGTTTCCGATTTTACCGCCTACATGTATTTAGGGAAATTAGTTGAATTCGGTGAAACAGATACGATTTTTACCACGCCCAAAGAAAAAGCCACCGAGGATTACATTACGGGTAAGTTTGGTTGA
- the pstA gene encoding phosphate ABC transporter permease PstA — protein MIPIYTRRRMINILHLTFSVLAMIFGLFWLFWILFVLIGKGLDGISVALFTEMTPAPGSAGGLLNAIIGSLMMVTLATLIGTPVGILAGTYLAEFGQHGWLASVTRFINDILLSAPSIVIGLFVYTVYVARVGHFSGWAGALALSIIVIPVVVRTTEDMLRLVPDSLREAAAALGAPPWKVVTLVTWRASEVGILTGVLLAIARISGETAPLLFTALNNQFWTVDMNQPMANLPVVIFQFAMSPYESWQELAWAGALLITLSVLGLNIIARFFLRKKTLST, from the coding sequence ATGATTCCGATCTATACCCGAAGACGCATGATCAATATTCTTCATCTGACTTTCTCTGTCTTGGCTATGATCTTTGGTCTGTTCTGGTTGTTCTGGATATTGTTTGTCCTGATCGGTAAGGGATTGGATGGCATCAGTGTCGCGCTTTTTACCGAAATGACACCAGCACCGGGTAGTGCGGGCGGATTGCTCAATGCGATTATCGGTAGCCTGATGATGGTAACACTGGCCACTCTGATCGGTACACCCGTGGGTATCCTGGCGGGCACCTATTTGGCTGAGTTTGGTCAGCACGGCTGGTTAGCCTCAGTGACCCGTTTTATTAACGATATTCTGCTGTCTGCCCCGTCTATCGTTATCGGACTGTTTGTTTATACCGTCTATGTGGCCAGGGTTGGCCATTTTTCCGGTTGGGCGGGTGCTCTGGCGCTGTCAATCATCGTCATTCCGGTTGTCGTGCGCACCACGGAGGATATGTTGCGCCTTGTTCCGGATAGCTTGCGTGAAGCAGCCGCAGCTTTAGGCGCTCCCCCATGGAAAGTGGTTACACTGGTGACCTGGCGCGCTTCCGAGGTAGGTATTTTGACCGGCGTGCTGCTGGCAATTGCGCGCATCAGTGGAGAAACTGCGCCGTTGCTTTTCACAGCGCTGAATAATCAGTTCTGGACTGTGGATATGAATCAGCCGATGGCGAATCTGCCGGTAGTGATATTCCAGTTTGCCATGAGTCCATATGAATCATGGCAGGAACTGGCATGGGCGGGTGCATTGCTAATTACATTGAGTGTTTTGGGGCTCAATATCATTGCGCGCTTTTTCTTGCGTAAGAAAACATTGTCAACTTAA